Proteins encoded in a region of the Streptococcus sanguinis genome:
- a CDS encoding putative quinol monooxygenase, with protein sequence MEKFCVYGKLMAQEGKVQELTAYMQEVVKEMQNLDTCFCYILGEKADEPNSIYIYEVWESEQAHNDSLTLEVFQNLIAKARPIIAGMENLHKLTILDGKASF encoded by the coding sequence ATGGAAAAATTTTGTGTTTATGGGAAATTAATGGCCCAAGAAGGAAAGGTGCAGGAACTTACTGCTTACATGCAAGAAGTTGTCAAAGAAATGCAAAATCTTGACACTTGTTTCTGCTATATCTTAGGTGAGAAGGCAGATGAACCCAACAGCATCTATATTTACGAAGTTTGGGAGAGCGAGCAAGCTCACAATGACAGTCTGACCTTGGAAGTTTTTCAAAATCTCATTGCAAAAGCTAGACCCATTATTGCAGGCATGGAAAATTTGCATAAGCTGACTATTTTGGATGGTAAGGCAAGTTTCTAA